One genomic segment of Roseovarius carneus includes these proteins:
- a CDS encoding MurR/RpiR family transcriptional regulator: MSKPAPTVRETLLSSYGTLTMSERKFAAMLLENYPGAGLASITVVAANAGVSTPTVARLVQKLGFTGFPQFHQALLAELEAKASGPLRRRENWVREAPESHLLNRFSKAITSNLEQTLANMDSAAFDSAATRLADTSGRLYVVGGRITRALADYAFTHFQAIRPRVTHMTSSSATWPHYVLDMAAGDTLLMFDVRRYEKNLLRLAQLATERGVAVILITDQWASPVAAHARHTFLCRTEIPSAWDSNISTMMLLEALIAATQEGDWPETRARFERLDEIFDAARLFGK, translated from the coding sequence ATGTCAAAACCCGCGCCAACCGTTCGCGAGACGCTGTTGAGCAGCTATGGCACACTGACCATGTCTGAGCGTAAATTCGCGGCCATGCTTTTGGAGAACTACCCCGGCGCGGGTCTGGCCTCGATCACCGTGGTGGCGGCCAATGCGGGCGTGTCTACACCCACGGTCGCGCGGCTGGTGCAAAAGCTGGGATTCACCGGGTTTCCGCAATTCCACCAAGCGCTTCTGGCCGAGCTAGAAGCAAAAGCCTCCGGCCCGCTGCGACGGCGTGAAAACTGGGTCCGCGAGGCACCCGAATCGCACCTTCTGAACAGGTTTTCCAAGGCGATTACTTCCAATCTGGAGCAGACGCTGGCCAATATGGATAGCGCCGCGTTCGACAGTGCGGCCACACGTCTCGCGGACACATCCGGGCGGCTTTACGTGGTGGGCGGGCGCATCACCCGCGCGCTGGCCGATTATGCCTTCACGCATTTTCAGGCTATCCGGCCACGGGTCACGCATATGACGTCCTCCTCGGCGACATGGCCGCATTACGTGCTGGATATGGCGGCGGGCGACACGCTCTTGATGTTCGATGTGCGGCGCTACGAGAAGAACCTTTTGCGGCTTGCGCAGCTTGCGACAGAGCGGGGTGTGGCCGTGATCCTGATCACCGATCAATGGGCAAGCCCCGTTGCCGCCCATGCGCGCCATACGTTTTTGTGCAGGACCGAAATCCCCTCGGCATGGGACAGCAACATCTCGACCATGATGCTTCTGGAGGCGCTGATTGCTGCCACGCAGGAGGGTGATTGGCCAGAGACCCGCGCCCGGTTTGAGCGGCTGGACGAGATTTTTGACGCGGCGCGATTGTTCGGGAAATAG
- a CDS encoding N-formylglutamate amidohydrolase, producing the protein MVGDAMSGPALVLCEHASNHIPPEYDGLGLAVEAAQSHAAWDPGARALAVHIARALRAPMIAGAVSRLVYDCNRPPEAQSAMPARSEVIDIPGNANLSAKQRAARTEAIYRPFIDAVGGLLDRRRANAVPTALITVHSFTPVYHGVERSTEIGLLHDSDATLTDAMLRCTLKLPHRQIDRNQPYGPEDGVTHSLQIHGIARDLPNVMIEVRNDLLQSEAQIAQIGGELLTLLRPALIHLGLMMQGRAHG; encoded by the coding sequence ATGGTTGGGGACGCAATGTCCGGCCCTGCGCTTGTGCTGTGCGAACATGCCTCGAACCATATCCCGCCCGAATATGACGGTCTCGGCCTCGCTGTGGAGGCGGCGCAGAGCCATGCGGCTTGGGACCCCGGAGCACGGGCGCTGGCTGTGCATATTGCGCGCGCCCTGCGTGCGCCCATGATCGCGGGCGCGGTCTCGCGCCTCGTTTATGATTGCAACCGCCCGCCCGAGGCACAATCGGCCATGCCCGCGCGGTCCGAGGTGATCGACATTCCCGGCAATGCAAACCTCTCTGCCAAGCAGCGTGCCGCCCGGACCGAGGCCATCTACCGACCCTTCATCGACGCAGTGGGCGGGCTTCTGGACCGCCGCCGCGCGAACGCCGTCCCCACGGCTTTGATCACCGTGCACAGTTTCACGCCCGTCTATCACGGGGTAGAGCGCAGCACCGAGATCGGGCTGCTGCATGACAGTGATGCCACGCTGACGGACGCAATGCTGCGCTGCACTTTGAAGCTGCCCCATCGCCAGATTGATCGGAACCAACCCTACGGCCCCGAGGACGGTGTCACCCATTCCTTGCAAATCCACGGCATTGCGCGCGACCTGCCCAATGTGATGATCGAAGTGCGCAACGATCTTTTGCAAAGCGAGGCTCAGATTGCTCAGATCGGCGGCGAGCTTTTGACGCTCTTGCGGCCCGCTCTCATCCATCTGGGTCTGATGATGCAGGGGCGCGCCCATGGCTGA
- a CDS encoding TRAP transporter small permease subunit, which produces MPRPIRGYIRGIDAMNRFIGRIAMYGIFVLIGILLWSSFSKTFLTPTLWTLEMAQFVMVAYYILGGPYSIQLGSNVRMDLFYGGWSVRQKAWFDSITVFFLMFYLGVLLYGGLGSLSFSLGYFGMEPLEFFWQLAVAFVTGGTEAAGEVLGFLERSSTAWRPYLWPIKTLLVLGVLLMLLQALAELFRDIGRIREGAR; this is translated from the coding sequence CTGCCCCGGCCTATCCGGGGCTATATCCGTGGCATTGATGCGATGAACCGCTTCATCGGGCGTATCGCGATGTATGGGATTTTCGTGCTGATCGGTATCCTCCTGTGGTCGTCTTTCTCCAAGACCTTCCTGACACCCACCTTGTGGACGCTGGAAATGGCGCAATTCGTGATGGTCGCCTATTACATTCTCGGTGGGCCCTACTCGATCCAGCTTGGCTCGAATGTGCGGATGGACCTCTTTTATGGCGGCTGGTCCGTGCGGCAAAAGGCGTGGTTCGACAGCATCACGGTGTTTTTCCTGATGTTCTACCTCGGCGTGCTTCTCTATGGCGGGCTCGGATCGCTTAGCTTTTCTCTGGGCTATTTCGGAATGGAGCCGCTGGAGTTCTTCTGGCAACTGGCCGTGGCTTTCGTCACTGGCGGGACCGAGGCGGCAGGCGAGGTTCTGGGATTTCTTGAGCGCAGTTCCACCGCATGGCGGCCCTATCTCTGGCCGATCAAAACCCTGCTGGTGCTGGGGGTTCTCTTGATGCTTCTCCAGGCACTGGCCGAGCTTTTCCGCGACATCGGTCGCATTCGCGAAGGCGCCCGCTGA
- a CDS encoding TRAP transporter large permease, translating into MPYEMIALLMFSSMMLMLLTGQRVFGAIGFVGAAAGMLLWGTGGVDVPFSAAMKLMKWYPLLTLPMFIFMGYVLSESRIADDLYKMFHVWMGNVKGGLAIGTIGLMVLISAMNGLSVAGMAIGATIALPELLRRGYDKIMVTGVVQAGSSLGILVPPSVVLVLYAMIARQPVGQLWLAGVIPGLMMATMFIIYIYVRCRMQPHLGPPLSEEERNVPMDEKLRLLRAGLLPIFIFASMMVPFVNGWTSLVESSAIGAMTAFLAAILKGRMTRVVFENSVRNTLAISCMFMWIILAALGFGAIFDGLGAVKAIETLFTTQLGLNPWMILILMQLSFIIMGTFLDDTAMLVIVAPLYVPLVGMLGFDLIWYGILYTITTQIAYMTPPFGYNLFLMRAMAPPEIGLMDIYRSIIPFVGIMILALGLVMIFPQIALWLPEYVYGK; encoded by the coding sequence ATGCCCTATGAAATGATCGCCCTGCTGATGTTCAGCTCAATGATGCTGATGCTTTTGACCGGGCAGCGGGTGTTTGGCGCGATTGGCTTTGTTGGGGCCGCTGCGGGGATGCTTCTGTGGGGTACGGGCGGTGTCGATGTGCCGTTTTCGGCGGCGATGAAGCTGATGAAATGGTATCCGCTTCTGACCCTGCCGATGTTCATCTTCATGGGCTATGTCCTGTCGGAATCGCGCATCGCCGATGACCTTTACAAGATGTTCCACGTCTGGATGGGCAACGTGAAAGGTGGGCTGGCGATTGGCACGATCGGGTTGATGGTGCTGATCTCGGCCATGAACGGGCTCAGCGTGGCGGGCATGGCCATCGGGGCCACCATTGCGCTGCCGGAATTGCTGCGCCGGGGCTATGACAAGATCATGGTGACTGGCGTGGTGCAGGCAGGCTCGTCGCTTGGTATCCTCGTGCCGCCCTCGGTGGTGCTGGTGCTCTATGCGATGATTGCGCGCCAGCCGGTGGGGCAATTGTGGCTCGCGGGCGTGATCCCCGGCCTGATGATGGCCACCATGTTCATCATCTACATCTATGTGCGCTGCCGGATGCAGCCCCATCTCGGCCCGCCCCTCTCGGAAGAAGAGCGTAACGTGCCAATGGACGAAAAGCTCCGCCTTCTGCGCGCGGGCCTTTTGCCGATCTTTATCTTCGCCTCAATGATGGTGCCCTTCGTGAACGGCTGGACCTCGCTTGTCGAAAGCTCGGCCATAGGCGCTATGACAGCGTTCCTCGCCGCGATCCTCAAAGGCCGCATGACCCGCGTGGTGTTCGAGAACTCCGTGCGCAACACACTGGCCATCTCGTGCATGTTCATGTGGATCATCCTTGCTGCACTGGGCTTTGGCGCGATCTTCGATGGCCTCGGGGCGGTTAAGGCGATTGAGACCCTCTTCACCACCCAATTGGGCCTGAACCCTTGGATGATCCTTATCCTGATGCAGCTCAGCTTCATCATCATGGGCACGTTCCTTGATGATACCGCCATGCTGGTGATCGTGGCACCGCTTTACGTCCCACTTGTGGGGATGCTGGGGTTCGATCTGATCTGGTATGGTATCCTCTACACGATCACGACCCAGATCGCCTATATGACGCCACCCTTCGGCTATAACCTGTTTTTGATGCGCGCCATGGCGCCGCCCGAGATTGGCCTGATGGATATCTACCGCTCTATCATCCCGTTTGTGGGGATCATGATCTTAGCGCTCGGGCTGGTGATGATATTCCCCCAGATTGCCCTGTGGCTGCCAGAATATGTCTATGGAAAGTAA
- a CDS encoding TRAP transporter substrate-binding protein, which translates to MTTRRKFLTAAGAGAIAAPLATPAIAQDQIKWRMQTYAGTALAEHVIKPAIDMFNKIAGDRMQIELFYADQLVPTGELFRAMQRGTIDAVQSDDDSMASPTEVTVFGGYFPFASRYSLDVPVLFNQYGLNEIWDEEYSKVGVKHISAGAWDPCHFATKEPIRSLEDLKGKRIFTFPTAGRFMSQFGVIPVTLPWEDIEVAMQTGELDGVAWSGITEDYTVGWADVTDYFLTNNISGAWAGSFFANMDRWNELPEDLQTLFRVCCDQSHYYRQWWYWGGEADLRVNGTKMQLTSIPDAEWAQVETAALDFWEEIAAESETKRRVVDIFKKYNETMAKAGRPYRYG; encoded by the coding sequence ATGACAACAAGACGCAAGTTTCTGACCGCCGCTGGTGCGGGCGCGATTGCCGCCCCGCTGGCCACACCTGCTATTGCCCAAGACCAGATCAAATGGCGTATGCAAACCTATGCCGGTACGGCGCTGGCTGAGCATGTGATCAAACCCGCCATTGATATGTTCAACAAGATCGCGGGCGACCGGATGCAGATCGAGCTTTTCTATGCCGATCAGCTGGTCCCCACGGGCGAGCTATTCCGCGCCATGCAGCGCGGCACGATCGACGCTGTGCAATCCGACGATGACAGCATGGCCTCGCCTACCGAAGTGACAGTCTTTGGCGGCTACTTCCCCTTCGCCTCGCGCTATTCGCTCGATGTTCCGGTCCTCTTTAACCAATACGGCCTCAACGAGATCTGGGACGAGGAATATTCCAAAGTTGGCGTGAAGCATATCTCCGCAGGTGCATGGGACCCGTGCCACTTCGCCACCAAGGAGCCGATCCGCAGCCTTGAGGATCTCAAGGGCAAACGCATCTTCACCTTCCCCACGGCGGGCCGCTTCATGTCGCAATTCGGCGTGATCCCTGTGACCCTCCCATGGGAGGATATCGAAGTCGCCATGCAAACGGGTGAGCTTGATGGCGTGGCATGGTCGGGCATCACCGAAGACTACACTGTGGGCTGGGCGGATGTGACGGATTATTTCCTGACCAACAACATCTCGGGCGCGTGGGCCGGGTCGTTCTTTGCCAATATGGACCGCTGGAACGAGCTGCCGGAAGATCTGCAAACCCTCTTCCGGGTCTGCTGTGATCAGTCGCATTACTACCGCCAATGGTGGTATTGGGGCGGCGAGGCCGATCTGCGCGTGAACGGCACCAAGATGCAGCTGACCTCGATCCCCGACGCCGAATGGGCGCAGGTGGAGACAGCTGCACTTGATTTCTGGGAAGAGATCGCGGCCGAGTCCGAGACCAAGCGGCGTGTCGTGGACATCTTCAAGAAATACAACGAGACGATGGCCAAGGCCGGGCGGCCCTACCGCTACGGCTAA
- a CDS encoding glutamine synthetase family protein: MPAMTFDDLKAQTASGAVDTVLACLVDMQGRLMGKRFVAQHFIDSAWEETHCCNYLLATDLEMATPDGYASTSWQSGYGDYVMKPDLATIRPMPWLDGTVMVLCDVIDHDTHADVPHSPRALLKAQLARLEAMGLTPMMATELEFFLFEKSFDEIRKSGFRDLAPISGYNEDYSILQTTREEHVMRPLRNHLYAAGIPIECTKGEAETGQEELNIKYGAAMDCADYHTIAKHAVKEIAWQQGHAASFLPKWSHDKVGSSSHVHQSLWKGGENVFFDSSDALGMSALMKNYMAGMLKYAPDFTYFLAPYINSYKRFQKGTFAPTRTIWSVDNRTAGFRLCGAGTKGVRVECRVGGSDLNPYLAMAAQLAAGIAGIEEGLELAPPFKGDAYAGNEGMIPQTLRDAKDALASSAMLRAAMSDDVVDHYTRAAEVEIEDFDRVVTDYEIARGFERA; this comes from the coding sequence ATGCCCGCCATGACATTCGACGATCTCAAAGCCCAAACCGCCAGCGGCGCGGTGGATACCGTTCTGGCATGCCTTGTGGATATGCAGGGGCGGCTGATGGGCAAGCGCTTTGTCGCGCAGCATTTCATCGACAGCGCATGGGAAGAGACCCATTGCTGCAACTATCTTCTGGCCACCGATCTGGAGATGGCCACCCCGGATGGCTATGCCAGCACATCCTGGCAATCAGGCTATGGCGATTACGTGATGAAGCCTGACCTCGCCACGATCCGCCCGATGCCGTGGCTCGACGGCACCGTGATGGTGCTCTGCGATGTGATCGACCACGACACACACGCCGATGTGCCGCACTCGCCGCGCGCGCTGCTGAAGGCGCAGCTTGCCCGGCTGGAGGCGATGGGCCTCACACCGATGATGGCGACCGAGCTTGAGTTTTTTCTCTTTGAGAAGAGCTTTGACGAAATTCGCAAATCGGGCTTCCGCGATCTGGCACCGATCTCGGGCTATAACGAGGATTACTCGATCCTTCAGACCACCCGCGAAGAGCATGTGATGCGCCCCTTGCGCAACCATCTCTATGCCGCGGGTATCCCCATTGAGTGCACCAAGGGCGAGGCCGAGACAGGCCAAGAGGAGTTGAACATCAAATATGGTGCGGCGATGGATTGCGCCGACTATCACACCATCGCCAAACACGCGGTCAAAGAGATCGCATGGCAACAAGGCCACGCCGCATCGTTCCTGCCAAAGTGGAGCCATGATAAGGTCGGAAGCTCAAGCCATGTGCATCAGTCGCTCTGGAAGGGTGGCGAAAACGTGTTCTTTGACAGCTCTGATGCGCTTGGTATGTCCGCCCTGATGAAAAACTACATGGCTGGGATGCTGAAATATGCGCCTGACTTTACCTATTTCCTGGCCCCCTACATCAACAGCTATAAACGTTTCCAGAAAGGCACATTTGCGCCCACGCGCACCATCTGGTCTGTGGACAACCGCACGGCGGGCTTCCGGCTCTGTGGCGCGGGCACCAAGGGCGTGCGGGTGGAGTGCCGGGTCGGCGGCTCGGATTTGAACCCCTACCTCGCGATGGCAGCGCAGCTTGCCGCCGGGATTGCGGGGATCGAGGAGGGGCTGGAACTCGCCCCGCCCTTTAAAGGGGATGCCTACGCGGGCAATGAGGGAATGATCCCGCAGACCTTGCGCGATGCCAAGGACGCGCTTGCATCCTCTGCCATGCTGCGTGCGGCGATGAGCGACGATGTCGTGGACCACTATACCCGCGCGGCAGAGGTCGAGATCGAGGATTTCGACCGTGTGGTCACTGATTACGAGATCGCACGCGGGTTTGAGCGCGCCTGA
- a CDS encoding aldehyde dehydrogenase family protein yields MSKMLQCISPIDGSVFAERPVLSLEAAQEAAARARAAQAAWAARPLTERVALVQAGVAAVGAMNDEVVPELAHMMGRPVRYGGEFGGFDERASHMAAIAEEALADIKVGEDAAFKRYIRRVPQGVVFVVAPWNYPYMTAVNTVAPALIAGNAVMLKHATQTLLVGERMVAAFVSAGIPADVFQNVFLDHDTTSDLIAGRAFDMVNFTGSVGGGRAMERAAAGTFTAVATELGGKDPGYVMEDADLDAAVDTLIDGAMFNAGQCCCGIERIYVHESLYDTFVEKAVAIVRGYTLGNPLDADITMGPMANVRFAEEVRAQIDEAVAAGATAHIARFAEDDGGAYLTPQILTNVTHDMRVMRDESFGPVVGIMSVKDDDEAVRLMNDSQFGLTASLWTADLDRAAALGDRIETGTVFMNRADYLDPGLCWTGCKDTGRGGGLSVIGYHNLTRPKSYHLKKVTS; encoded by the coding sequence ATGAGCAAGATGTTGCAATGTATATCGCCGATTGACGGCTCTGTTTTTGCAGAGCGCCCGGTGCTGAGTTTGGAGGCGGCGCAAGAGGCCGCAGCGCGGGCGCGCGCGGCGCAAGCGGCGTGGGCGGCGCGGCCACTGACCGAGCGGGTGGCGCTGGTGCAGGCGGGCGTGGCCGCCGTGGGTGCGATGAACGACGAGGTAGTACCGGAGCTTGCCCATATGATGGGGCGACCCGTGCGCTATGGCGGTGAGTTCGGCGGGTTTGATGAGCGCGCGAGCCATATGGCGGCGATTGCCGAGGAGGCGCTGGCCGATATCAAGGTGGGCGAGGATGCGGCGTTCAAGCGCTATATCCGGCGGGTGCCACAGGGCGTTGTCTTTGTCGTGGCCCCTTGGAACTACCCCTATATGACAGCAGTGAACACGGTGGCACCTGCGTTGATTGCAGGCAATGCGGTGATGTTGAAACATGCCACGCAGACCCTTTTGGTGGGCGAGCGGATGGTAGCGGCGTTTGTTTCGGCGGGCATCCCGGCGGACGTGTTTCAGAACGTCTTTCTCGATCATGATACGACCTCAGACCTCATTGCGGGCCGCGCCTTTGATATGGTGAATTTCACCGGATCGGTTGGCGGGGGCCGCGCGATGGAGCGGGCTGCGGCGGGCACGTTCACGGCGGTGGCGACTGAGCTTGGCGGCAAAGACCCCGGCTATGTCATGGAGGACGCCGATCTGGATGCAGCGGTCGATACGCTGATTGATGGGGCGATGTTCAACGCCGGGCAATGCTGCTGCGGGATCGAGCGGATTTATGTGCATGAGAGCCTCTATGATACCTTCGTGGAGAAGGCCGTGGCGATTGTGCGTGGCTATACGCTGGGCAATCCGCTTGATGCGGACATAACGATGGGCCCAATGGCCAATGTGCGTTTCGCTGAAGAGGTGCGTGCGCAGATAGACGAGGCCGTGGCCGCCGGGGCCACCGCGCATATCGCGCGCTTTGCCGAGGATGACGGCGGCGCCTACCTCACCCCGCAGATCCTCACAAACGTCACCCACGACATGCGCGTGATGCGCGACGAAAGCTTCGGCCCCGTGGTGGGCATCATGTCCGTCAAGGATGATGACGAGGCAGTGCGCCTGATGAACGACAGCCAATTCGGCCTCACCGCGAGCCTCTGGACCGCCGATCTGGACCGCGCCGCCGCCCTTGGCGACCGGATCGAGACGGGCACCGTCTTTATGAACCGCGCCGATTACCTTGATCCGGGCCTCTGCTGGACCGGATGCAAGGATACCGGGCGCGGCGGCGGCCTGTCGGTCATCGGTTATCACAATCTCACACGTCCCAAATCATACCATCTTAAGAAAGTCACATCATGA
- a CDS encoding iron-containing alcohol dehydrogenase: MSLTGNWSYPTSVKFGAGRIAELPAACAQAGITRPLLVTDRGLADLPVTATVLDIMEAAGLDRAIFADVDPNPNETNLIAGVTAYNAGGHDGVIAFGGGSGLDLGKMIAFMCGQTRPVWDFEDIGDWWTRADADAIAPIIAVPTTAGTGSEVGRASVITNALTHEKKIIFHPKVLPEVVICDPELTVGMPKFITAGTGLDAFAHCVEAFSSPHYHPMSQGIALEGMRLVKDYLPRAYADGNDIEARAQMMSAAMMGATAFQKGLGAIHAMSHPVGAHYHTHHGTTNAVCMPAVLELNAPMIADRFRIAAAYLDIENGFDGFRSFVQEFNDALGIPKGLKALGVDPAKIDALIPSALSDPSCGGNPITLTAENIGQLYRASL; encoded by the coding sequence ATGAGCCTGACAGGAAACTGGTCCTATCCGACATCGGTAAAATTCGGCGCAGGCCGCATTGCCGAGCTTCCCGCCGCCTGCGCGCAAGCGGGTATTACGCGGCCCCTTCTGGTCACCGATCGGGGGCTGGCCGATCTGCCCGTCACGGCCACAGTGCTGGACATCATGGAGGCCGCAGGCTTGGATCGTGCGATCTTTGCCGATGTGGACCCGAACCCCAACGAGACTAATCTCATTGCCGGAGTGACCGCCTATAACGCGGGCGGCCATGACGGCGTGATCGCGTTCGGCGGTGGCTCGGGGCTGGATCTGGGCAAGATGATTGCCTTCATGTGCGGCCAGACGCGGCCCGTTTGGGATTTTGAAGACATCGGCGATTGGTGGACCCGCGCCGACGCGGATGCCATCGCGCCCATCATCGCCGTGCCCACCACCGCCGGGACGGGCTCCGAGGTGGGCCGCGCCAGCGTGATCACAAATGCGCTGACCCATGAGAAGAAAATCATCTTCCACCCCAAAGTGCTGCCGGAGGTTGTGATCTGCGACCCCGAGCTGACTGTGGGCATGCCCAAATTCATCACCGCGGGCACCGGGCTTGATGCCTTTGCCCACTGTGTCGAGGCGTTCAGCAGCCCACATTACCACCCGATGAGCCAGGGGATCGCGCTGGAGGGGATGCGCCTTGTGAAAGACTACCTTCCCCGCGCCTATGCCGATGGCAATGATATCGAAGCCCGCGCCCAGATGATGAGCGCCGCGATGATGGGCGCCACCGCCTTCCAAAAGGGCCTTGGTGCGATCCACGCGATGAGCCACCCTGTCGGCGCGCATTACCACACGCATCATGGCACCACGAACGCCGTTTGCATGCCTGCGGTGCTGGAGCTGAACGCGCCGATGATCGCCGACCGCTTCCGCATCGCCGCCGCCTATCTCGATATCGAAAATGGCTTTGATGGGTTCCGCAGCTTCGTGCAGGAATTCAACGATGCACTTGGCATCCCGAAAGGTCTCAAAGCGCTCGGCGTGGACCCCGCCAAGATTGACGCGCTCATCCCGTCGGCTCTCTCGGACCCAAGCTGTGGCGGTAATCCGATCACGCTCACGGCTGAGAATATCGGGCAGCTCTACCGCGCCAGTCTTTAG